The nucleotide window AGGTAACGCTCGATCAGGTCCATCCGCCCTTCCTCGATCTTTCTCACTACGGTGAAGCGCTTTCTGGCCGACATCGGGCGAGATTCCCTGATCTCGACGACATCGCCCAGCTTGTACTCGCCCTTCTCGTCGTGGGCGAGGTACTTTTTAGAGCGCTTGATCACCTTGCCGTAAATGGGGTGGGGGAACTGGCGCTCCACCAGGACAGCGACCGTCTTTTGCATCTTGTCGCTGACCACCACACCGGTCAGGTTTTTTCTCGGCATCCTCAATCTTCTCCTTTATTTCAAGAGCCACAGGCCGCACGCGCTGCAGGGCCCAAGCAGTCCAAAGGGCGAGTATACAGCAACGCTGCCCGGTCGCCAAGGGCTTGCCCTGCCCCCGCCGAGCGGGGGCAGGGGGCTACTTCTGCTTCTCCGTCAGGACGGTGAGGAGCCGGGCAATCTCACGCTTGGTCTCGCGCACGCGGTGGTTCTTGTCGAGCTGGCCGATGGAAGCCTGGAAACGCAGCTCCATGAGCTCTTTCTTCCGGGCTGCCACCTCCTTCTGCAATTCGGCCACCGAGAGCTTGCGCATCTCACTGAGCTTCATCGTAGGCATCACGTCTCACCACCTTCGTCAGGACGGGGAGTTTGTGCCCAGCCAGGCGCAGGGCCTCACGGGCCTGCTCCTCGGTCACGCCCGCCACCTCAAACATCACCCGGCCAGGCTTGACCACGGCCACGTAACCCTCGACATTACCCTTACCCTTACCCATGCGGACTTCCAGCGGCTTCTTGGTAAAGGGTTTGTCGGGGAAGATGCGGATGAAGATCTTCCCACCGCGGCGGAAGTGGCGCACCATGGCCACACGGGCAGCTTCGATCTGCTGAGCGGTGATCCAACCGGGCTCGAGGGTTACCAGACCCCACTCGCCAAAGGCCACGTAATCGCCACCCTTGGCGGCGCCGGTCATGCGTCCCCGGTGGGCCTTGCGGTACTTCATGCGCTTGGGCATCAACATGGCTTACTCACCCCCTTCCCGGCTGCCACCCCCGCTGCGGCGCACAGCCGAGCGGCGACGGGGGCGGCCCTCCTCACGCTCGCGCTTGGGTGCGGTGGGGCGGGGAGGCTGAGTGGCGGCCGCACCCACCTTCTTGCCGCCGATGACCTCACCCATGAAGACGTAGGCCTTCACACCCAGCGAGCCGTAGGTGGTCTCGGCCCGGGCGGTGCCGTAGTCGATGTTGGCTCGCAGGGTGTGCAGCGGCACGCGGCCCTCGGCGGCCCACTCCACGCGGGCTTGCTCAGCCCCGCCAATGCGGCCCGAGACCACGATCTTAGCCCCCTGGGCCCCGCTCTCGCGCACGCGCTGCACGGCCTGCTTGATGCTGCGACGCACGGCGAAGCGTCGCTCGATCTGCTCAGCCACGCGCTGGGCCACCAGCGGCGCGGAGAGGTTGGGGTTGCCCACTTCCTGAACGTTGAGGGCCAGGGTCTTGCCGGGGAAACGCTTCTGCAGGCTCTCGCGTAGGCGCTTGATGGTCTCCCCGCCGCGACCGATCACCACGCCGGGCTTGGCGGCGTAAACGGTGACGGCGATGTTGTCGGCGGCCCGCTCGATGTCGATGCGGGCCAAGCCGGCGGGCCGGAGCTCTTTCTCGATCTGGTCGCGGATCTGACGATCCTCGACGAGGGTCTTGGCATAGGCTTTCTTGCCGGCGTACCAACGCGACTCGAATTCGCGGGTAATACCCAGGCGCAAGCCCACGGGGTTGATCTTATTTCCCATCTTTCTCCCCCACGACGATGGTGATGTGGCTGGTGCGCTTCTTGATGATGTGGGCCTGCCCGCGGGCCCTGGGCAGCACGCGCTTGAGCGCGGGCCCTTCGTCCACGTAGGCGGCTTTGATCACCAGTTGGTCCTCGAGCATGTCGTAGTTGTTGATGGCGTTGGCCGCAGCCGACTCGAGTACCTTCACCACGGGCTCAACCGCCCGCTTGTTGGTGTACTTGAGGATGGCCTTGGCCTCGTCCACACCCTTGCCCCGGATCAGGTCCACCACCAGGCGGGCCTTGCGGGGCGACATGCGGATGTAGCGAGCGATAGCTTTAGCTTCCATTCCCTGCATTCTCCCTTCGGTCGCCCTTC belongs to Calidithermus timidus DSM 17022 and includes:
- the rpsQ gene encoding 30S ribosomal protein S17, which produces MPRKNLTGVVVSDKMQKTVAVLVERQFPHPIYGKVIKRSKKYLAHDEKGEYKLGDVVEIRESRPMSARKRFTVVRKIEEGRMDLIERYLLRKERGKA
- the rpmC gene encoding 50S ribosomal protein L29 codes for the protein MPTMKLSEMRKLSVAELQKEVAARKKELMELRFQASIGQLDKNHRVRETKREIARLLTVLTEKQK
- the rplP gene encoding 50S ribosomal protein L16; protein product: MLMPKRMKYRKAHRGRMTGAAKGGDYVAFGEWGLVTLEPGWITAQQIEAARVAMVRHFRRGGKIFIRIFPDKPFTKKPLEVRMGKGKGNVEGYVAVVKPGRVMFEVAGVTEEQAREALRLAGHKLPVLTKVVRRDAYDEAQ
- the rpsC gene encoding 30S ribosomal protein S3; its protein translation is MGNKINPVGLRLGITREFESRWYAGKKAYAKTLVEDRQIRDQIEKELRPAGLARIDIERAADNIAVTVYAAKPGVVIGRGGETIKRLRESLQKRFPGKTLALNVQEVGNPNLSAPLVAQRVAEQIERRFAVRRSIKQAVQRVRESGAQGAKIVVSGRIGGAEQARVEWAAEGRVPLHTLRANIDYGTARAETTYGSLGVKAYVFMGEVIGGKKVGAAATQPPRPTAPKREREEGRPRRRSAVRRSGGGSREGGE
- the rplV gene encoding 50S ribosomal protein L22, with the translated sequence MEAKAIARYIRMSPRKARLVVDLIRGKGVDEAKAILKYTNKRAVEPVVKVLESAAANAINNYDMLEDQLVIKAAYVDEGPALKRVLPRARGQAHIIKKRTSHITIVVGEKDGK